The nucleotide sequence TTCGCACCTTTGAACCCAATCCGCACAATCCAATTTTTTCGCCCTCGCCAGATCCCGATGCATGGGACTGCGATGGGATACTAACGCCTCAGGTGATTGAAATCGACAACCGCTACTACATGGTTTATGCGGGTATGAGAGGGAGGGAGTGGCAGACGGGGCTCGCGGTAATGCGATCTCTATGACTCAGTCTTTCAGAACGCGGTTGGGCGTGTACTGGTTTGTATAGTGACGCATGTTTCCCGTGGCGTTGTTCTGTTTGATGGCGTCGGCGGGGAAGGTATGGAGAAACCAGTTGTTGTAGATTTCAGCACTTTCCTGGGGGATACCCCGAATGACTACGGCGGGTACACTGGTGGCGTGAAAGGTATTGTGGTGGATTAACATGAGATCGCCGGCGATGTGCGTGTCGTCACCGCGATCCCGGCCGCCGTGCATGTCAAAGCTGTGGCTGTTGGCGTTTTCCAGAATCAGGTTGTAACGGGCCTCATAGCTGGTGCCGGGTCTCCCAGTGCCTGCAATGTGGTGGCGGCACCAGTCGAACAAATTGGCTTCAATAAGGGCGTTGGACTGGTCCAGCACCACGCCGTAGCCCAGGCCATAGCGCTGGTTGTGGTGAAAATAGTTGTGATGGATGTGGTTGTCCGTCGAGCCTGCCCGCAGGAAGATCGCGGCGTGGCTCCAGCCCCAGAGTTCGCAGTTATCGACTTCGAGATTGGGGTATTCGGTCTGGATGGCGCGAGAGTTGGGGATGCTGTAGTAGTGCCCTTCTGCGTGGAGTTGTCTCATCTGCTCGGTGCGCCTGAGGGTGTCCGGTCCCTGGAAGCGAAGGCCAGTGATACGGACGTTGGGTCCGGCGGCGATAAAGAGAGGTATGGTTTCGAGTTGTTTGGAGTAGAGCAGGGCACCCTGAGAGCCGGGCTTGCCCCGGCCGCTGGCGAGCGTGATGCCCCCGCGTATGGCGATGTTCTGGTGTCCGGTCAGGTCGATTCTGACGGTATCTACTATATAGACTATCTGGTTGGTACCGGCGAACTCGAGGGCGTCGAGCAGTTCCATGCGGTTTGTGACCAGGTATTCGGATGGGTCAAGAAGGCGGTTATAACCCTCGCCGCCACCGATGGGATTGCCGGTGGGGTTGATGTCGGCACCGAATTTGTCATCTGACAGCAGGGGTTTTTCCTGCTGATCGTTGCCGTCTGAGGAAGGATCGGGGGTGAGTGACTTTTCTTTGTCAGAACAGGCGAGTAAAAGGAGGAGTGCGGTGAGATATCTAAGCATTCCCGACATGTTAATATCCTTCTCTGAACCACTCACAACACGAAGAGAAATTTTAAGCTTAACTTTGTAATAAAATTCTATTGCAAAGGTGCTAATTTGCTCAATGATTCATGATTTCGCGCTCGTCGCCACAGATTTCTCAAGTCGTTCTGATGTAATGATGCCCACTCAATTGTCAAACCCAATGCTCGTGAAGGTAGGTCGCCTGCGATTACCGCCAATGTCTCAATATTTATCAAGGCTTCATATTCTGCATATTCCGCATGGAAATGTGGAGGAGGATGATCATTTACATGTATTCTGATAATGATTCCATAAAACCGACATATCTCAGGCATTTACATTTTCCATCCTTAACCTGGGAAAAATATCCTCGGGCGTTTCTCCCGTAATTTCCAAATAGAGCGAATCTGCACATAGATCTATTTCATCTGTCCAGATAATAAATCTGCCGTTTTTAACTTGAAAATTTCGAAACACGCTTGCATCTTTCCAGGCCGAGAATATACCTTTTCCAACGAGATGGGATAGATCTACTTCGCCTTCAACGCCATCTGAATATTGAATCCAAATTTTATAATCAGCACACGCTTTTGCAGATATGATTTTAATCATCAATAAATCTCCTATGCCAGACTGTGATCCGTTTCAGAATGGTTTATCAACCAAAAACTACGGCAATTTAGTTGATTGATCAAGTCGAATACAAGTCCAACCAACACGGGGCCATTCACAAGAAAGGAGTTCGCAATGCGCGATATTGTGGTCTTTAGCGGAAACGCACATCGTCAATTGGCAGAGCATATATGCCAGTATCTGAGTGTGCCTCTTAGGCAGAGCACGATTAACCGCTTCAGTAACGATTGCATTCAGGTGCAGTTGAACGCCAATTGTCGGGAGGCCGATGTCTTTCTGATTCAGCCTCTTGTGCCACCTGTCCAGGACCATCTCATGGAACTCCTGCAGATGCTGGACGCGGCACGCGGGGCATCGGCTGCCCGTACGACGGCCGTTATTCCATACTACAGTTACGCACGGTCAGATAAAAAGGATGCGCCTCGCATTTCTATTGCAGGGAGACTGGTGGCAGATTTGATTGATACGGCAGGTGCTAATCGGGTGCTTACGATGGCCCTTCACGCGCCGCAGGTACATGGATTTTTTCGCATTCCCGTCGATCATCTCAATGCTCTCCATGTGTTGGCGAGATATTTCCGGGGCAAAGACCTGGCGGATACGGTCGTTGTTTCGCCCGATCTTGGAGGCGCAAAGGAGGCAACGCATTTTGCCCGTCTGCTCAAGTTACCTGTAGCTGCTGGAACCAAGCGCCGCATCAGCGATGAAAAAGTCGTGATTGATTCAATCGTTGGCGATGTAGAGGGGAAGAAGGTGATTGTTCTGGACGAAGAGATAGCCACGGGGGGAACACTTGTGGAACTTATTGATCGCCTTCGGGAGCGCGGCGTTAATCACATCACGGTATCCTGCACACACGGACTTTTTACTGGACAGGCTCTGCCGCGTTTGGGTGCAATTGCAGAGGTGAAGGAATTGGTGACGACAGATACAGTTCCACTTTCTTCACAGAGCCAATGTCCTCCCAATCTGACCAGTCTATCCGTGGCACCTCTCCTGGGTGAGGCAATCCGCAGGATACACCACGGGGAATCGGTCAGTAGTCTATTCACGGCTCCAGATTGGATCGTCGATACAGAATAGAGGCTTTTGGGCCATTAAGTCGCAGGGGCGGTATCAGTTAATGGCTCAATTCGAAGATCACCGATCCTTTGTTGCGCGTGCCAGAGGTCGTATTGCAGTTGCAAATTCATCCAGAAAACAGGCGTTGTCCGAAATGCTTTGCTCAACCGAATCGCCATTTCTGGACTCACTCCAGCCTTGCCATTGACAAGCTCCGAAACGGTCTTTCGCGCCACGCCGAGTGTATGGGCTACTTCTGTCACTGTCAGGTTTAGTGGGATTAAACAAAGTTCTTTTAAAATTTCACCTGGATGAGCCGGATTGTACATTTCCATAAGCATGCTCCTCAGTGATAGTCCACGAGATCCACATCAAATACGACGCCATCTTTAAAATAGGTTAAAGATAATGAAAAAGAAAGCTGTTGTCTTGCTCAGTGGTGGTTTGGATTCTACTACAACTTTGGCTATTGCCACAAATCGGGGTTATGCCTGTTACGCGATTACATTTCGCTATGGACAGCGACACGAAATCGAATTCGAATGTGCGAAAAAAATTGCCGCTCATTTTGGCGTTCGGGATCACGTTATTGCCAATATTGATTCGCGCGCTTTTGGTGGTTCGGCATTAACCGACGATATCGATGTGCCCAAAAATCGAGATGAGAGCGAAATGTCCGACGGTATCCCGGTCACTTATGTACCCGCTCGCAATACGATTTTTCTTTCTTACGCGCTTGCACTGGCCGAATCTCTCGATATCCGCGATATTTTTATTGGCGTCAACGCGATTGATTACAGCGGTTATCCCGATTGCCGCCCCGAATATATCGCCGCCTTTCAAGATATGGCGAATCTCGCCACTAAAGCTGGTGTTGAAGGGGATGCGTTCACGATTCACACGCCGCTTATTGATCTGACCAAAGTCGAGATTATCAAACGCGGCGTAGAACTCGGCGTTGATTACGCTATGACCTGTACCTGTTACGATCCCGACATAGAAGGCCGTGCGTGCGGGCAGTGCGACGCCTGCTTGTTGCGCTTGCAAGGTTTTGCTCAGAATGGTATAAAAGATCCGGTGGCCTATCGGTGAGAGGTGGTTTTTCATTGCCGCAATGTACGCTTGCTAAATTTATGCGGATTTACGATCTTACGGGCAGTTATTGGTACATTCACCTTTAAAGAATTGTGTTTATGTCTGCTCTTTCTCTTGACCAGCTCATTGCCGACTATTGCGATCAAAACGCATACTCGCAACGCCTTTTTAAACGCGCACAAGAAGTTTTGCCCGGCGGCAATACGCGCACCGGTGTTTTTGTCAATCCCTTCCCGATTTACGCGGACCAGGGTGAGGGTGTTCATATAGATGATGTCGATGGCAACCGCCGTCTCGACTTCGTCAACAACGCCACCGCCCTCATCCTCGGTCACGCCCATCCCGCTGTGAGCGATGCCCTGCGCGAACGCATCAATAGTGGCACGGCCTTTTTTGGCCCTACCCAACTCGAAATCGAATGGGCAGAACTCCTGCGCGAGCGCGTCCCTTCCCTCGAACATCTGCGCTTTTGCAGTTCGGGGACTGAGTCTGTAGGTAATGCCTTGCGCGTTGCCCGCGCTTTTACGGGGCGTCAAAAAATTGCCAAATTTGAAGGTGCGTATCACGGTATTGACGATCCGGCTCTCATAAGCTATGTGCCACCTGTTACTCCTGATCTCGGTCCCGAAGACGCGCCTCATTCGGTGCTTTCTTCTGCCGGCCTGGCACCAGCGACGGCTGAAAATGTCGTTGTTTTGCCCTTTAATAATGCGCGCGCTTGTGAACATCTCATTCGCCAGCACGCCGAAGAACTCGCATGCGTTATTATTGATCCGCTTTCTACGGCTGCGGGTATGGCTCTGCCGGATCTCGAGTTTCTCACGCTTTTGCGCGATGTGACGCGGGAACTCAGTATTCTCCTTATTTTTGATGAAATTGTCAGTTTTCGAATGACGTCGGGTGGTACACAGGCGGCATACAATATTACGCCCGATTTGACCTGTCTGGCGAAGGTTATTGCTGGCGGTACCCCGGCAGGTGCTTTTGGCGGTCGCAAAGATGTGATGGCTCTGTATGATCCCACTTCTGGTTCGCCTGCGATTCCTCAATCTGGTACGTACAATGGCAATCCGCTCGTGGCTATCGCTGGTCTTATGACTCTTAAAACCATGGACTCAGATGCATATCGCCATATTGACTCGCTTACCGAATACATTGCCGCTGGTCTCAAAGATGCTTTCAAGAGTGCCAGTATCCCGGCGACTATTGTCACTGCTGGCTCGCTTTTTCGCATCTACTTTCTCGACTATACACCTGCCAACTATCGCCAGGCCGCACAAGACAGTAGCGAAAAACACCGCTGGCTCTATTTCTATCTTTTGAACCACGGCATTGTCATCCGCCAGGGCGGCTGTGTTTCTCTTCCCATGACGAGCAAACACGCCGATGATTTGATCAACTGCGTGCGTGAGGGATTGCGCGTTTGGCCCTATTAATCCGAAAATAAATGTCTGTATCCATACCAGATGGCCTTGTTATCCTTACCTTTGATGACGGCGTCAAATCACAACATACTTTTGCCGCACCCATCTTGCGCGAATGCGGTTTCAACGCCACTTTCTATATCACCGAGGGCTTGAACTTTCTCACGGATAAAACGCGCTATCTCACCTGGGAAGAAGTGCGAGAATTACACGATCTGGGCTTTGAAATTGGGAATCACACGCGGCAACACAAAAGCGTTGCCAACCAATCACGGGAGGAACTTTTATCCGATATCCGCTACATCGATCGGCAATGCAACCACTACGGTATCCCGATTCCCACCACATTTTGTTATCCTGGCTACACCAATACCCCCGAAGCTGTTGAGCTGCTCAAAGAACGCGGTTTTACTTATGCCCGACGTGGCACTGTACCCGAATATCCTTATGATAGGGAAGGTGGTCGCGGCCCGGCCTATAATCCCGAGCAACACGATCCGCTTCTCATTCCGACTACGGGCGCGTCGGGACCGCACTGGAACTTCGACGATTTCTTGTGGTCGCTTGATCAGGCTCAAAACGGTTGTGCCACGGTCCTCACCTTTCACGGGGTGCCCGATCTCGATCATCCATGGGTGCATACCGAACCCGCATTTTTTGAACGCTGTATGCAACATCTCACAGATAATGGACACCGAGTAATCGCCCTGCGCGATCTCACAAACTACATCGCTATGGAGTCCTGATATGGTCGATCCTCTTCCCCTTATTGCCTACGACACGCTTGCAGAGCAAACTGAAGCTCTGTACCGCGATGGCTATGCGTATCTACCAGGTGTATTGACGTCCGATCAAGTGACAAAACTCCGCGATCACATGGACACGCTCACACCGATCTCGGAAAGTTTTGACAAAAACGGGCGCCCTGAAGATGTCGGTTTTATCAATAAACACATCAACAATGCGTTTAACCGGCACGCTCATTTTTTACAATTTCTCGACCGTCCCGGTGTGATTGAGCTCGCTGAAGCTATACACGGCGATGATTGCCACTGCATTGGTATGACCGCATGGATGACGGGTCCCGGTCGTCCCGATCAGAATCTCCATACTGACTGGCTTCCCCTGAGTCTGCCTGCAGATATACTTGAGGATTCTCGGGTGCGTATCCCCATTTTTATTACTACGGCGCATTTCTATCTCGACGATATTACCGAAGCCCTTGGTCCCACTAATTTTATCCCTGGTAGCCACCTTTCGGGCAGAAGCCCCAATGGTGATACAGTCTGGAAAGGACAGACTGAAAAATCCATTATGTGCAATGCCGGTGATGTGGTCATTTTTCGCAGTGAGGTCTGGCATCGCGGTACGGCCAATACCAGTGATAAAACGCGTTTTTTGCTTCAAGTCCACTATGCGAAACGCATGATTACGCAAAAATATCCGCCCTATCTCAACCGTTTTCAGTTTGATCTCGAAATTCTCGAGCAGGCGACGCCGCGCCAGCGCCGCCTGATGGGCGATCACAAAAGCAGCAATTACGATTGAGGAGGGTACTGTGACTTTCTTGATAGGATATTATTTGTGGCTAAAAGTTGTACATCTCATCGCTATCATCGGCTGGATGGTCGGTATTTTGTATTTGCCGCGGCTATTTGCCTATCACGCCGATG is from Gemmatimonadota bacterium and encodes:
- a CDS encoding HigA family addiction module antidote protein, which encodes MEMYNPAHPGEILKELCLIPLNLTVTEVAHTLGVARKTVSELVNGKAGVSPEMAIRLSKAFRTTPVFWMNLQLQYDLWHAQQRIGDLRIEPLTDTAPAT
- a CDS encoding DUF4160 domain-containing protein, translating into MPEICRFYGIIIRIHVNDHPPPHFHAEYAEYEALINIETLAVIAGDLPSRALGLTIEWASLHQNDLRNLWRRARNHESLSKLAPLQ
- a CDS encoding DUF2442 domain-containing protein, whose amino-acid sequence is MIKIISAKACADYKIWIQYSDGVEGEVDLSHLVGKGIFSAWKDASVFRNFQVKNGRFIIWTDEIDLCADSLYLEITGETPEDIFPRLRMENVNA
- the prs gene encoding ribose-phosphate diphosphokinase, whose product is MRDIVVFSGNAHRQLAEHICQYLSVPLRQSTINRFSNDCIQVQLNANCREADVFLIQPLVPPVQDHLMELLQMLDAARGASAARTTAVIPYYSYARSDKKDAPRISIAGRLVADLIDTAGANRVLTMALHAPQVHGFFRIPVDHLNALHVLARYFRGKDLADTVVVSPDLGGAKEATHFARLLKLPVAAGTKRRISDEKVVIDSIVGDVEGKKVIVLDEEIATGGTLVELIDRLRERGVNHITVSCTHGLFTGQALPRLGAIAEVKELVTTDTVPLSSQSQCPPNLTSLSVAPLLGEAIRRIHHGESVSSLFTAPDWIVDTE
- a CDS encoding aspartate aminotransferase family protein, with the translated sequence MSALSLDQLIADYCDQNAYSQRLFKRAQEVLPGGNTRTGVFVNPFPIYADQGEGVHIDDVDGNRRLDFVNNATALILGHAHPAVSDALRERINSGTAFFGPTQLEIEWAELLRERVPSLEHLRFCSSGTESVGNALRVARAFTGRQKIAKFEGAYHGIDDPALISYVPPVTPDLGPEDAPHSVLSSAGLAPATAENVVVLPFNNARACEHLIRQHAEELACVIIDPLSTAAGMALPDLEFLTLLRDVTRELSILLIFDEIVSFRMTSGGTQAAYNITPDLTCLAKVIAGGTPAGAFGGRKDVMALYDPTSGSPAIPQSGTYNGNPLVAIAGLMTLKTMDSDAYRHIDSLTEYIAAGLKDAFKSASIPATIVTAGSLFRIYFLDYTPANYRQAAQDSSEKHRWLYFYLLNHGIVIRQGGCVSLPMTSKHADDLINCVREGLRVWPY
- a CDS encoding polysaccharide deacetylase family protein; this encodes MSVSIPDGLVILTFDDGVKSQHTFAAPILRECGFNATFYITEGLNFLTDKTRYLTWEEVRELHDLGFEIGNHTRQHKSVANQSREELLSDIRYIDRQCNHYGIPIPTTFCYPGYTNTPEAVELLKERGFTYARRGTVPEYPYDREGGRGPAYNPEQHDPLLIPTTGASGPHWNFDDFLWSLDQAQNGCATVLTFHGVPDLDHPWVHTEPAFFERCMQHLTDNGHRVIALRDLTNYIAMES
- the queC gene encoding 7-cyano-7-deazaguanine synthase QueC, encoding MKKKAVVLLSGGLDSTTTLAIATNRGYACYAITFRYGQRHEIEFECAKKIAAHFGVRDHVIANIDSRAFGGSALTDDIDVPKNRDESEMSDGIPVTYVPARNTIFLSYALALAESLDIRDIFIGVNAIDYSGYPDCRPEYIAAFQDMANLATKAGVEGDAFTIHTPLIDLTKVEIIKRGVELGVDYAMTCTCYDPDIEGRACGQCDACLLRLQGFAQNGIKDPVAYR
- a CDS encoding phytanoyl-CoA dioxygenase family protein; its protein translation is MVDPLPLIAYDTLAEQTEALYRDGYAYLPGVLTSDQVTKLRDHMDTLTPISESFDKNGRPEDVGFINKHINNAFNRHAHFLQFLDRPGVIELAEAIHGDDCHCIGMTAWMTGPGRPDQNLHTDWLPLSLPADILEDSRVRIPIFITTAHFYLDDITEALGPTNFIPGSHLSGRSPNGDTVWKGQTEKSIMCNAGDVVIFRSEVWHRGTANTSDKTRFLLQVHYAKRMITQKYPPYLNRFQFDLEILEQATPRQRRLMGDHKSSNYD